One Hevea brasiliensis isolate MT/VB/25A 57/8 chromosome 5, ASM3005281v1, whole genome shotgun sequence genomic region harbors:
- the LOC131179843 gene encoding gluconokinase-like: MAPALKGKVIVIMGVSGAGKTTIGEMLAEVLNCSFLDADDFHSQSSKEKMHQGIPLSDKDRIPWLESLRDALRERLAGGKTVILGCSSLQKQYREILRSADPSYELASYVSAAKFVLLDAKAEVLAERLNKRAAEGKHFMPATLLQSQLDLLQIDDSEGIFKVDATLSPRAIVNDIKALIL; the protein is encoded by the exons ATGGCTCCTGCTCTCAAAG gcaAAGTTATTGTAATTATGGGTGTCAGTGGTGCTGGCAAAAC CACAATAGGTGAGATGCTGGCCGAAGTATTGAATTGTAGTTTTCTCGATGCCGATGATTTTCACTCACAATCAAGCAAAG AAAAAATGCATCAAGGCATTCCTCTATCAGATAAAGACCGGATTCCATGGCTTGAAAGTCTACGGGATGCCTTAAGAGAGAGGTTAGCTGGTGGAAAAACTGTTATACTTGGCTGTTCTTCTCTCCAGAAGCAATATCGAGAAATTCTTAGATCTGCTGACCCTAGTTATGAACTTGCAAGCTATGTCAGTGCAGCTAAGTTTGTATTGCTTGATGCCAAGGCTGAGGTGCTTGCCGAGCGGCTAAATAAAAGAGCTGCAGAAGGGAAGCATTTCATGCCAGCTACTCTTTTGCAATCGCAGCTAGACTTGTTGCAGATTGATGATTCCGAAGGAATATTTAAAGTTGATGCTACTTTAAGTCCTCGAGCAATCGTAAATGACATAAAAGCTTTGATTTTATGA